The following coding sequences lie in one Micropterus dolomieu isolate WLL.071019.BEF.003 ecotype Adirondacks linkage group LG15, ASM2129224v1, whole genome shotgun sequence genomic window:
- the aftphb gene encoding aftiphilin isoform X1 codes for MEPDIMPYHSSSPPPLDDDGDGEAGSEEDEFGDFGGFSVRGSGSPPGFADSSDSPPSLRYPSPTIKPDTHQPNCSFNRPAEQFQPTSTVNSESSGVQIHVEGQDCNVESRMHLTNGYSESSPREETGFADFTVFADQTAHPWCCGFTPLSSTEQWDGRVAGTKSSNSLGEQICDPGQEVIMDSEPRSHGAYKAKGNVCSEVEHCEKRDAALVQPSQDHHQPQEAAAAFLSEEPHSGEEQGHPRDGQRERRHSVNSLQTDKELQKDGESEDDRDDREQSISSVPQTFSVYESASDDLASFCDDLSFECPSADLEPNVSSLASQEDQTDWDQTDDEDEELGNYRRSASFVNNSMTNLRQSKEEKGFHHCDQSATQETSSTSNQSQSGTDDCSFESHRDQDHVQTADAGVQSLGNLPPSDSFADFCSAPTQEDGEESWAEFKEQRGQIDGSTEEEQDRAEQYGVSRRNSSQASLSCRVQQLLLASFPEIEVPAVEGEEEVLSLGALLHAQHLPESEEIPELCPPSQWIQRGMWWPHQDLHSAVGLQFQWGGSHTNRTVLRCLGMDTRNIAFIGMKKQPVAVPAFASSLGMLEPTKDSVSAVCSPGHTVVTAQEPPGSWAIPAPSTMQEVPPSRQLDWSSRGLSSSQDDCTALNLDYFGPEEEGRSYSSSSSRSNSPPPGVDRELYELTISKLETGVNSSHMEDTLNRLMSTAEKTSTSVRKSQQDEELSVEAGRVISGLPNLSFMLAKVLMFPSILVPKECCSPKLQ; via the exons ATGGAGCCAGACATCATGCCGTaccactcctcctctccccctccacTGGATGATGATGGTGACGGGGAGGCGGGATCAGAGGAGGACGAGTTTGGGGACTTCGGGGGATTCTCTGTCAGGGGTTCCGGTTCGCCTCCTGGCTTTGCTGATTCTTCTGATTCACCACCGAGCCTCAGATATCCTTCTCCCACCATAAAGCCAGACACCCATCAACCAAACTGCAGCTTTAATCGCCCCGCTGAACAATTCCAACCCACTTCCACTGTGAACTCTGAGTCCAGTGGGGTCCAGATACACGTGGAAGGGCAGGACTGTAATGTTGAATCACGTATGCACCTCACAAATGGATACTCTGAAAGCTCTCCCAGGGAAGAAACAGGGTTTGCTGATTTCACAGTGTTTGCAGATCAGACAGCACATCCCTGGTGCTGTGGCTTCACCCCCTTGAGCAGCACAGAGCAATGGGATGGCAGAGTGGCAGGGACAAAGTCCTCCAACAGCTTGGGTGAACAAATCTGTGATCCAGGACAGGAGGTTATTATGGACTCTGAGCCCAGATCTCATGGTGCATATAAGGCAAAAGGAAACGTTTGCTCTGAGGTTGAGCACTGTGAGAAAAGAGATGCAGCCCTCGTGCAACCATCTCAGGACCACCATCAGCCTCAGGAAGCTGCAGCAGCTTTTCTCTCTGAAGAGCCTCATTCAGGAGAGGAGCAGGGCCACCCTCGGGATGGTCAAAGGGAACGGAGGCATAGTGTTAATTCTctacaaacagacaaagagcTGCAGAAGGATGGAGAGTCAGAAGATGACAGAGACGATAGAGAGCAGAGCATTTCTTCTGTCCCCCAAACATTCAGTGTGTATGAGTCTGCGTCAGACGACCTGGCATCCTTCTGTGATGATTTGTCATTTGAGTGTCCCTCTGCGGACTTGGAACCAAATGTTTCATCTCTTGCTTCACAAGAGGATCAGACGGACTGGGACCAGACTGATGACGAGGATGAAGAACTGGGAAACTACAGGCGTTCTGCCTCTTTTGTCAACAACAGCATGACAAATCTCAGACAGTCTAAGGAAGAGAAGGGTTTTCATCACTGCGATCAATCTGCGACTCAGGAAACTTCTTCTACCTCCAACCAGTCACAATCTGGAACCGATGACTGTAGTTTTGAGAGTCACAGAGACCAAGATCATGTCCAAACAGCTGATGCAGGGGTGCAGAGTCTGGGAAATCTCCCACCGAGTGACAGCTTTGCAGATTTCTGTTCAGCGCCCACACAGGAGGATGGAGAAGAGTCGTGGGCGGAGTTCAAGGAACAGAGGGGTCAGATTGATGGGAGCactgaggaggagcaggacaGGGCAGAGCAATACGGGGTTTCCAGGAGGAACAGCTCTCAA GCGTCACTTTCCTGCCGCGTCCAACAGCTTCTCCTGGCCAGTTTTCCGGAGATAGAGGTCCCGGCTGtggagggtgaggaggaggtgCTCAGTCTCGGTGCTCTGCTTCACGCCCAACACCTCCCAGAGAGTGAGGAGATACCAGAACTCTGTCCGCCATCTCAGTG GATTCAGCGAGGGATGTGGTGGCCACACCaggacctccacagtgcagttGGCCTCCAGTTTCAGTGGGGAGGTTCCCATACCAACAGGACTGTGCTCAGGTGCCTTGGTATGGACACAAGGAACATT GCGTTCATTGGCATGAAGAAGCAGCCAGTGGCTGTGCCTGCTTTTGCATCCAGCCTG GGAATGCTAGAGCCCACCAAAGACTCTGTGTCAGCTGTCTGTTCTCCAGGACACACAGTGGTCACAGCACAAGAACCTCCAGGATCCTGGGCCATACCGGCCCCTTCAACAATGCAG GAGGTGCCCCCTTCCAGACAGCTAGACTGGAGCAGCCGTGGCCTTAGCAGCTCTCAGGACG ACTGCACTGCTCTCAACCTGGATTATTTTGGTCCTGAGGAGGAGGGCAGAtcctacagcagcagcagcagccgtaGCAACAGTCCTCCTCCAG GAGTTGACCGTGAGCTGTATGAGTTGACCATCAGCAAACTGGAAACGGGAGTTAACAGTAGCCACATGGAGGACACACTGAATCGCCTGATGTCCACTGCAGAGAAAACCAGCACTTCAGTAAG GAAGTCTCAGCAGGATGAAGAGCTGAGTGTGGAAGCTGGCAGAGTGATCTCTGGACTGCCTAACCTGTCTTTCATGCTGGCCAAAGTCCTTATGTTCCCAAGCATTCTCGTACCCAAAGAATGCTGTTCCCCAAAATTACAGTGA
- the aftphb gene encoding aftiphilin isoform X2: MEPDIMPYHSSSPPPLDDDGDGEAGSEEDEFGDFGGFSVRGSGSPPGFADSSDSPPSLRYPSPTIKPDTHQPNCSFNRPAEQFQPTSTVNSESSGVQIHVEGQDCNVESRMHLTNGYSESSPREETGFADFTVFADQTAHPWCCGFTPLSSTEQWDGRVAGTKSSNSLGEQICDPGQEVIMDSEPRSHGAYKAKGNVCSEVEHCEKRDAALVQPSQDHHQPQEAAAAFLSEEPHSGEEQGHPRDGQRERRHSVNSLQTDKELQKDGESEDDRDDREQSISSVPQTFSVYESASDDLASFCDDLSFECPSADLEPNVSSLASQEDQTDWDQTDDEDEELGNYRRSASFVNNSMTNLRQSKEEKGFHHCDQSATQETSSTSNQSQSGTDDCSFESHRDQDHVQTADAGVQSLGNLPPSDSFADFCSAPTQEDGEESWAEFKEQRGQIDGSTEEEQDRAEQYGVSRRNSSQASLSCRVQQLLLASFPEIEVPAVEGEEEVLSLGALLHAQHLPESEEIPELCPPSQWIQRGMWWPHQDLHSAVGLQFQWGGSHTNRTVLRCLGMDTRNIAFIGMKKQPVAVPAFASSLGMLEPTKDSVSAVCSPGHTVVTAQEPPGSWAIPAPSTMQEVPPSRQLDWSSRGLSSSQDGVDRELYELTISKLETGVNSSHMEDTLNRLMSTAEKTSTSVRKSQQDEELSVEAGRVISGLPNLSFMLAKVLMFPSILVPKECCSPKLQ, encoded by the exons ATGGAGCCAGACATCATGCCGTaccactcctcctctccccctccacTGGATGATGATGGTGACGGGGAGGCGGGATCAGAGGAGGACGAGTTTGGGGACTTCGGGGGATTCTCTGTCAGGGGTTCCGGTTCGCCTCCTGGCTTTGCTGATTCTTCTGATTCACCACCGAGCCTCAGATATCCTTCTCCCACCATAAAGCCAGACACCCATCAACCAAACTGCAGCTTTAATCGCCCCGCTGAACAATTCCAACCCACTTCCACTGTGAACTCTGAGTCCAGTGGGGTCCAGATACACGTGGAAGGGCAGGACTGTAATGTTGAATCACGTATGCACCTCACAAATGGATACTCTGAAAGCTCTCCCAGGGAAGAAACAGGGTTTGCTGATTTCACAGTGTTTGCAGATCAGACAGCACATCCCTGGTGCTGTGGCTTCACCCCCTTGAGCAGCACAGAGCAATGGGATGGCAGAGTGGCAGGGACAAAGTCCTCCAACAGCTTGGGTGAACAAATCTGTGATCCAGGACAGGAGGTTATTATGGACTCTGAGCCCAGATCTCATGGTGCATATAAGGCAAAAGGAAACGTTTGCTCTGAGGTTGAGCACTGTGAGAAAAGAGATGCAGCCCTCGTGCAACCATCTCAGGACCACCATCAGCCTCAGGAAGCTGCAGCAGCTTTTCTCTCTGAAGAGCCTCATTCAGGAGAGGAGCAGGGCCACCCTCGGGATGGTCAAAGGGAACGGAGGCATAGTGTTAATTCTctacaaacagacaaagagcTGCAGAAGGATGGAGAGTCAGAAGATGACAGAGACGATAGAGAGCAGAGCATTTCTTCTGTCCCCCAAACATTCAGTGTGTATGAGTCTGCGTCAGACGACCTGGCATCCTTCTGTGATGATTTGTCATTTGAGTGTCCCTCTGCGGACTTGGAACCAAATGTTTCATCTCTTGCTTCACAAGAGGATCAGACGGACTGGGACCAGACTGATGACGAGGATGAAGAACTGGGAAACTACAGGCGTTCTGCCTCTTTTGTCAACAACAGCATGACAAATCTCAGACAGTCTAAGGAAGAGAAGGGTTTTCATCACTGCGATCAATCTGCGACTCAGGAAACTTCTTCTACCTCCAACCAGTCACAATCTGGAACCGATGACTGTAGTTTTGAGAGTCACAGAGACCAAGATCATGTCCAAACAGCTGATGCAGGGGTGCAGAGTCTGGGAAATCTCCCACCGAGTGACAGCTTTGCAGATTTCTGTTCAGCGCCCACACAGGAGGATGGAGAAGAGTCGTGGGCGGAGTTCAAGGAACAGAGGGGTCAGATTGATGGGAGCactgaggaggagcaggacaGGGCAGAGCAATACGGGGTTTCCAGGAGGAACAGCTCTCAA GCGTCACTTTCCTGCCGCGTCCAACAGCTTCTCCTGGCCAGTTTTCCGGAGATAGAGGTCCCGGCTGtggagggtgaggaggaggtgCTCAGTCTCGGTGCTCTGCTTCACGCCCAACACCTCCCAGAGAGTGAGGAGATACCAGAACTCTGTCCGCCATCTCAGTG GATTCAGCGAGGGATGTGGTGGCCACACCaggacctccacagtgcagttGGCCTCCAGTTTCAGTGGGGAGGTTCCCATACCAACAGGACTGTGCTCAGGTGCCTTGGTATGGACACAAGGAACATT GCGTTCATTGGCATGAAGAAGCAGCCAGTGGCTGTGCCTGCTTTTGCATCCAGCCTG GGAATGCTAGAGCCCACCAAAGACTCTGTGTCAGCTGTCTGTTCTCCAGGACACACAGTGGTCACAGCACAAGAACCTCCAGGATCCTGGGCCATACCGGCCCCTTCAACAATGCAG GAGGTGCCCCCTTCCAGACAGCTAGACTGGAGCAGCCGTGGCCTTAGCAGCTCTCAGGACG GAGTTGACCGTGAGCTGTATGAGTTGACCATCAGCAAACTGGAAACGGGAGTTAACAGTAGCCACATGGAGGACACACTGAATCGCCTGATGTCCACTGCAGAGAAAACCAGCACTTCAGTAAG GAAGTCTCAGCAGGATGAAGAGCTGAGTGTGGAAGCTGGCAGAGTGATCTCTGGACTGCCTAACCTGTCTTTCATGCTGGCCAAAGTCCTTATGTTCCCAAGCATTCTCGTACCCAAAGAATGCTGTTCCCCAAAATTACAGTGA